One genomic window of Antricoccus suffuscus includes the following:
- a CDS encoding Asp23/Gls24 family envelope stress response protein, with amino-acid sequence MTDPLKPQKPLPVLATGDLSFAAGDDGRLTIAPTVVSKVAAIAAREVSGVHSLGLGSARAVTAVRDRIPGAQPTPPSGVSVEVGQTQAAIDIDLIVEYGAPITDIARQVRRQVISAVEQFTGLEVVEVNITVDDINLPSGAHDIEGPRLQ; translated from the coding sequence GTGACCGATCCACTCAAGCCCCAGAAGCCGCTACCGGTGCTAGCTACCGGCGACCTTTCGTTTGCAGCCGGCGACGACGGTCGACTCACGATCGCGCCAACCGTTGTGTCGAAGGTCGCCGCGATCGCCGCCCGCGAGGTCAGCGGAGTGCACTCGCTTGGTCTTGGATCCGCCCGCGCAGTGACCGCCGTTCGCGACCGGATCCCTGGTGCGCAGCCGACCCCGCCGTCAGGAGTAAGCGTCGAGGTCGGGCAGACGCAAGCGGCCATCGACATCGATCTCATCGTCGAGTACGGCGCGCCCATCACCGACATCGCCCGGCAGGTACGCCGCCAGGTCATTTCTGCGGTCGAGCAGTTCACCGGCCTCGAAGTCGTCGAGGTCAATATCACGGTCGACGACATCAACCTTCCGTCAGGCGCCCACGATATCGAAGGACCCCGGTTGCAGTGA
- a CDS encoding DUF6286 domain-containing protein: MTTANRVINRLLSALLGLVLLVAGLAGVIEVLVSLFGGAHFVVPTDKWLATLRSTPWNAESVVLVSTIVVVVGIVLIISGVAARARIIGLRKPKDTVEVVASARAVAQILRRQAESVSGVASASSEVSARGARVVADVPMADPQRIEVMLSQVLSETMRKIPWTSAPTLRVEVSSGQPKDARGPSRVAVGGRPAEERDHDTAR; encoded by the coding sequence ATGACAACGGCAAACCGGGTTATCAATCGACTGCTCTCGGCGCTGCTCGGGCTGGTGCTGCTGGTCGCCGGCCTTGCCGGTGTCATCGAGGTCCTCGTGTCACTCTTCGGCGGCGCGCACTTCGTCGTGCCCACCGACAAGTGGCTTGCCACGCTGCGATCGACACCATGGAACGCCGAGTCCGTCGTACTTGTCTCGACGATCGTCGTCGTGGTCGGCATTGTTCTGATCATCTCCGGAGTCGCGGCGCGCGCGCGAATTATCGGTCTGCGCAAGCCCAAAGACACGGTCGAAGTCGTTGCATCCGCACGTGCAGTGGCTCAGATCCTGCGCCGTCAGGCCGAGTCTGTGTCCGGCGTGGCGTCGGCGAGCTCCGAGGTCTCAGCGCGCGGCGCGCGGGTGGTGGCCGACGTCCCGATGGCCGATCCGCAGCGGATCGAAGTCATGCTCAGTCAGGTCCTGTCAGAGACGATGCGCAAGATCCCGTGGACGAGCGCACCGACGCTGCGGGTCGAGGTCTCGTCCGGCCAGCCGAAGGATGCGCGCGGTCCGAGTCGCGTCGCCGTCGGCGGACGACCTGCCGAGGAGCGTGATCATGACACCGCGCGTTGA
- a CDS encoding PPK2 family polyphosphate kinase translates to MGKKKVKDNFSLSAALRVPTDGDAEAVREHLQQVHSRATPYAPGNKHETVERMQGRGPELTELQERFFAMAAVGGNKKILVVLQGMDTSGKGGVIEHVMGLVNPNGLQQHSFKSPTKEELEHDFLWRVRKVLPIAGKIGIFDRSHYEDVLIVRVHDLVAADEWSQRYDQINDFEQELVDDDTIVVKCFLNVSYDEQRERLLARLDDPTKHWKFNEGDVKERGYWADYQVAYLEALTKCSTDAAPWYSIPADRKWYRNWAVSRLLLETLRDIDPQYPKTDLDIPTLKKQLMPPN, encoded by the coding sequence ATGGGTAAGAAAAAGGTCAAGGACAACTTCTCGCTCAGTGCGGCACTACGGGTGCCCACTGACGGTGACGCTGAGGCCGTGCGTGAGCACCTGCAACAAGTCCATTCGCGCGCGACGCCGTATGCGCCCGGCAACAAGCACGAAACGGTCGAGCGCATGCAGGGCCGGGGTCCGGAGCTCACCGAACTCCAAGAACGGTTCTTTGCCATGGCAGCGGTCGGCGGCAACAAGAAGATCCTTGTCGTACTCCAGGGCATGGACACATCCGGGAAGGGCGGTGTCATCGAGCACGTGATGGGCCTGGTCAATCCCAACGGACTCCAGCAACACTCCTTCAAGTCGCCGACCAAAGAAGAGCTCGAGCACGACTTTCTCTGGCGGGTACGCAAGGTCCTACCGATCGCGGGGAAGATCGGGATCTTCGACCGCTCGCACTACGAGGATGTGCTCATCGTCCGGGTGCACGATCTTGTGGCCGCCGACGAGTGGTCCCAGCGGTATGACCAGATCAACGACTTTGAACAGGAGCTAGTGGACGACGACACTATCGTCGTCAAATGCTTCCTCAACGTGTCGTACGACGAGCAGCGTGAACGACTTCTTGCCCGCCTCGACGATCCGACCAAGCACTGGAAGTTCAACGAGGGCGACGTCAAGGAGCGTGGCTATTGGGCCGACTACCAGGTCGCCTACCTCGAAGCGCTCACAAAATGCTCGACTGACGCCGCGCCCTGGTATTCGATCCCAGCTGACCGGAAGTGGTACCGCAACTGGGCGGTGTCGCGGTTATTGCTTGAGACACTTCGAGACATCGACCCGCAGTACCCGAAGACCGATCTCGACATCCCGACGCTCAAGAAGCAGCTCATGCCGCCCAACTAG
- a CDS encoding Asp23/Gls24 family envelope stress response protein has product MTSQSPGDVGPTVVDPGTRGLTRIAPNVVERVAAFACRDADGVLSARSAPSASKMPPIRARADVMGSHVHLSVRVPVVYPRRIIEVSASVRAEISRAVQHLCGLHVDGVDVEAVPVNQTRVTRVQ; this is encoded by the coding sequence ATGACTTCGCAGTCCCCGGGTGATGTTGGGCCGACGGTAGTTGATCCCGGCACCCGCGGCCTCACCCGGATCGCTCCCAATGTCGTTGAACGTGTCGCCGCCTTTGCGTGTCGTGACGCGGACGGCGTGTTGTCTGCGCGGTCGGCGCCGAGTGCGTCGAAGATGCCACCGATTCGCGCGCGAGCAGACGTCATGGGTTCCCACGTGCATCTCTCGGTGCGGGTGCCTGTCGTTTACCCCCGCCGGATCATCGAGGTGTCGGCTTCTGTGCGCGCCGAGATCAGTCGTGCTGTGCAGCATCTCTGCGGGCTCCACGTGGACGGTGTCGACGTAGAGGCGGTACCGGTCAACCAGACACGAGTCACCAGAGTCCAATGA
- the glgX gene encoding glycogen debranching protein GlgX: MEIWPGRPYPLGATYDGAGTNFSLFSEAADRVDLVLFDDAGAATNITMPEVDGFVWHCYLPAITPGQQYGYRVHGPYDPQTGVRCNPAKLLLDPYAKAIHGQLEWNQSLFGYAEDPDLPNEADSAPHTMRSVVVSPYFDWGNDRLPETPYHSTLIYEAHVKGLTATHPEIPSEIRGTYAAVAHPAIIRHLKKLGVTALELMPVHQFIQDERLVADGLSNYWGYNTIGFFAPHNSYSSMGELGGQVQEFRSMVKALHREGIEVILDVVYNHTAEGNQGGPTLSFRGIDNAAYYRLDDEDRRIYTDYTGTGNSFNARQPHALQLIMDSLRYWVTEMHVDGFRFDLASTLARELHDVDRLSAFFDLVQQDPVVSQVKLIAEPWDLGDGGYQVGNFPGLWTEWNGKYRDTVRDFWRGESATLGEFAARLTGSADLYAHNGRRPAASINFVTAHDGFTLADLVSYNEKHNVANGEDNRDGESHNRSWNGGVEGATDDPAVLALRLRRRRAFIATLLLSQGVPMLSHGDELGRTQHGNNNAYCQDGPLSWIDWAHVDDEMVDFVANVSQLREEHPVFRRRRFFDGKPVPGDKGKEGRDIAWLTPRGEEMTAGDWDSAFGKAIMVFVNGHGIPDTNRRGKPVLDDSFLLCFNGHDDDLEFTLPDDEYEAAWHTVVNTATGQATTAGDLTLAGTSIVVPSLSMIVLQEAHLAG, from the coding sequence ATGGAGATCTGGCCAGGACGGCCGTACCCACTGGGCGCGACGTACGACGGCGCCGGGACGAATTTCAGTCTGTTCAGCGAGGCCGCGGACCGTGTGGACCTGGTCCTGTTCGACGACGCCGGCGCCGCCACGAACATCACGATGCCCGAGGTCGACGGGTTCGTCTGGCACTGCTACCTGCCCGCGATCACCCCAGGGCAACAGTATGGCTACCGCGTGCACGGACCCTACGACCCGCAGACCGGCGTACGGTGCAACCCCGCGAAGTTGCTCCTCGACCCCTACGCCAAGGCGATACACGGACAGCTCGAATGGAATCAGTCGCTCTTCGGGTACGCCGAAGATCCCGACCTGCCCAACGAAGCGGACTCGGCGCCGCACACGATGCGCTCGGTGGTCGTCAGTCCTTACTTCGACTGGGGCAACGACCGTCTGCCCGAGACGCCCTACCACTCGACACTCATCTACGAGGCACATGTCAAAGGACTGACCGCGACACACCCGGAGATCCCGTCGGAGATCCGCGGGACGTACGCAGCGGTGGCGCACCCCGCGATCATCCGGCATCTGAAGAAGCTCGGCGTCACCGCGCTTGAGCTTATGCCGGTGCACCAGTTCATCCAGGACGAGCGCCTGGTGGCCGACGGGCTGAGCAACTATTGGGGCTACAACACGATCGGATTCTTCGCTCCGCACAACAGTTACTCGTCCATGGGCGAGCTGGGCGGCCAGGTGCAGGAGTTCAGATCGATGGTCAAGGCGCTGCATCGCGAAGGTATCGAGGTCATCCTCGACGTGGTCTACAACCACACCGCCGAAGGCAACCAGGGCGGTCCCACGCTGAGCTTCCGCGGGATCGACAACGCGGCGTACTACCGGCTCGACGACGAGGACCGGCGGATCTACACCGACTACACGGGCACCGGTAACTCCTTCAACGCGCGTCAACCGCACGCACTGCAGCTGATCATGGACTCCCTGCGCTACTGGGTGACGGAGATGCACGTCGACGGGTTCCGTTTCGACCTCGCCTCAACGCTGGCCCGCGAGCTCCACGACGTCGACCGGCTGTCAGCGTTCTTCGACCTAGTCCAGCAGGATCCTGTCGTGAGCCAGGTCAAACTGATCGCCGAACCGTGGGACCTCGGTGACGGCGGCTACCAGGTCGGCAATTTCCCTGGCCTATGGACCGAATGGAACGGTAAGTACCGCGACACTGTCCGCGACTTCTGGCGAGGCGAGTCCGCGACGCTCGGCGAGTTCGCCGCCCGGCTCACTGGCTCCGCGGATCTTTACGCACACAACGGACGGCGGCCCGCGGCCAGCATCAACTTCGTCACCGCGCATGACGGCTTCACCTTGGCCGATCTGGTGTCGTACAACGAAAAGCACAACGTCGCCAACGGCGAGGACAACCGTGACGGCGAGAGCCACAACAGGTCGTGGAACGGCGGCGTCGAGGGTGCGACCGACGACCCCGCCGTGCTCGCACTTCGACTCCGACGGCGGCGGGCGTTCATCGCTACTTTGCTGCTGTCGCAGGGAGTTCCAATGCTGTCGCACGGAGATGAGCTTGGCCGGACACAACACGGCAACAACAATGCCTACTGCCAGGACGGCCCGCTTAGCTGGATCGACTGGGCACACGTGGATGACGAGATGGTCGACTTCGTAGCCAACGTGTCACAGCTGCGGGAGGAGCATCCGGTCTTTCGTCGGCGGCGCTTCTTCGACGGCAAACCGGTGCCCGGGGACAAGGGCAAGGAAGGTCGCGACATCGCATGGCTGACACCCCGTGGCGAAGAAATGACGGCCGGCGACTGGGACAGCGCTTTCGGCAAGGCAATCATGGTCTTCGTCAACGGGCACGGCATCCCGGACACCAACCGCCGCGGCAAGCCGGTCCTCGACGACTCGTTCCTACTCTGTTTCAACGGGCATGACGACGACCTGGAGTTCACGCTCCCCGACGATGAATACGAGGCGGCATGGCACACCGTGGTCAACACCGCGACCGGGCAGGCGACCACCGCGGGCGACCTCACTTTGGCCGGTACGTCGATCGTCGTACCAAGCCTGTCGATGATTGTCCTACAGGAGGCGCACCTAGCCGGCTGA
- a CDS encoding SDR family NAD(P)-dependent oxidoreductase produces the protein MAENGPIVVVGATGFLGSRLVRLLADREEHVVGVGRDTERLAALGDDIRTYQVDMADPHQAAMTVDTIVTDVGPPRAVIAALGGWYVEDETVDVTIERWEGTLRANLTTHFVSAKSFAPALGGADPAYIALNGIASHYPCVGSVAVSAAGAAQRMLIDVLAAETIGRAVRFHELVINTPVLEPGDVHDKDEATHTTHQVCDTVMQMVNSPAMRETRRVELN, from the coding sequence ATGGCGGAGAACGGACCAATCGTGGTCGTCGGCGCGACCGGGTTTCTCGGGTCGCGCCTGGTCCGGCTGCTCGCCGATCGAGAAGAACACGTCGTCGGAGTCGGGCGCGACACCGAAAGACTCGCGGCCTTGGGCGACGATATTCGCACCTATCAAGTCGATATGGCCGACCCGCACCAGGCGGCGATGACCGTCGACACGATCGTCACCGACGTCGGGCCGCCGCGAGCGGTCATCGCGGCACTAGGTGGCTGGTATGTCGAGGATGAAACCGTCGACGTCACGATCGAACGCTGGGAAGGCACGCTGCGCGCGAACCTGACGACACATTTCGTCAGCGCCAAGTCATTCGCGCCTGCGCTCGGAGGAGCGGACCCGGCGTACATCGCGCTCAACGGCATCGCCTCGCACTACCCCTGTGTGGGTTCCGTTGCGGTGTCCGCGGCCGGCGCGGCGCAACGGATGCTCATCGACGTACTCGCCGCGGAAACAATCGGTCGCGCCGTCCGGTTCCACGAGCTGGTGATCAACACGCCCGTGCTCGAGCCTGGCGACGTGCACGACAAGGACGAGGCGACCCATACAACGCACCAAGTTTGTGACACCGTGATGCAGATGGTCAACAGCCCGGCGATGCGAGAAACACGGCGCGTAGAGCTGAATTGA